In Nitrosophilus labii, the following proteins share a genomic window:
- a CDS encoding RDD family protein codes for MRWRDIKKGKVSHKKEETKPSIISASIKDRLKAFLTDTFMITMPIMYIVIYLIMGSREEFKAHMGTGWLYILIPHFIVIVTLWSIKGQTPGMKAYEIKVVNKNLKNPNFFQSSLRYILMPISILSILGVMIAFFRKDRQTMHDLLSGTITIKTEDESDKK; via the coding sequence ATGAGGTGGAGAGATATTAAAAAAGGAAAAGTATCTCATAAGAAAGAGGAGACAAAACCCTCTATCATATCGGCTAGCATAAAAGATAGACTGAAAGCTTTTTTAACAGATACTTTTATGATAACAATGCCTATTATGTATATAGTGATATATCTTATTATGGGAAGCAGAGAAGAGTTCAAAGCTCATATGGGAACGGGATGGTTATATATTTTAATCCCCCATTTTATCGTTATCGTTACTTTATGGAGCATTAAAGGACAAACTCCCGGAATGAAAGCGTACGAGATAAAAGTTGTCAATAAAAACTTAAAAAATCCTAACTTTTTTCAATCTTCTCTTAGATATATTCTTATGCCAATATCCATCTTGTCCATTTTAGGGGTGATGATAGCATTTTTTAGAAAAGATAGACAAACTATGCATGATCTACTTTCTGGTACTATTACTATAAAAACTGAGGATGAAAGTGACAAAAAATAG